The following proteins come from a genomic window of Terribacillus aidingensis:
- a CDS encoding N-6 DNA methylase, translating into MEEYGLEESYLNKSSALHRRHYGQYFTPDYIAHMMKQWVLHNLEGRRLLDPAVGMGKLVKDIPTTYDIDAYDEDLEILEANRHFFSSHSSIQLYEHDFLVDGWDKTYDGIICNPPYIPFRNEDEKEIYLNLFRQNMGVSLSTYTNLYGLFILKALHQLEEHGRAAFIVPSDFLNARYGTKIKEYLLNDSGLEMIINTDIQMGWFKGAATTSSLLLFDKSNRSDTIEFIRTQSNEELQQAAAYMLSDRKKPLGIIRRQQDLAPADKWRLHFYQEDQKRFKNVQPLNHFAAAKQGIKTGSNQYFCFNNSKMRQWNIGKQHFLPCISKSAQLKNPFFTYIDYKQLVQEDEQMLLLNADDEQLDHALVQYLEDGKAHRVDQRHLIRSRKPWYRYPVLDAASILVSVFNRKQIQFVRNKTNVRHLDQLIGIHFYEEYEQDADLFMAYFLSDRAQELMANPHKEYGKDLKKLEPDDLNSSLVLDVHALSEDQKQEIRSLYGRIEYLTTHDGDQRELEHHYRLLNELFHDWIQPYEEEEL; encoded by the coding sequence AGTATGGATTGGAAGAATCATATTTAAATAAGAGTTCTGCGCTCCATCGCCGGCATTATGGTCAGTATTTCACCCCCGATTATATTGCACACATGATGAAACAGTGGGTGCTGCATAATCTGGAGGGCAGGAGGCTGCTTGATCCTGCTGTCGGTATGGGGAAGCTGGTTAAAGATATACCCACTACATATGATATAGACGCTTACGATGAAGACTTAGAGATTCTGGAAGCTAACAGGCACTTTTTCTCATCCCATTCGTCCATTCAGCTATATGAGCATGATTTCCTTGTAGATGGATGGGACAAAACATATGACGGTATTATATGCAATCCTCCCTATATTCCTTTTCGAAACGAAGATGAGAAGGAAATATACTTAAACTTATTCCGGCAGAATATGGGCGTCTCGCTTTCTACATATACTAATTTGTACGGTCTATTTATTTTGAAAGCACTGCATCAGCTAGAAGAACACGGACGTGCTGCATTTATTGTACCTTCAGACTTTTTGAATGCACGTTATGGAACGAAAATAAAAGAATACCTTCTGAATGATAGCGGCTTGGAAATGATCATAAATACTGACATCCAAATGGGCTGGTTCAAAGGGGCAGCGACTACCAGCTCTCTGCTGCTATTCGATAAGTCAAACAGAAGTGACACAATTGAGTTTATTCGAACGCAATCCAATGAGGAGCTTCAGCAGGCAGCAGCATATATGCTGTCTGATCGGAAAAAGCCCTTGGGTATCATTCGCCGCCAACAGGATCTTGCCCCGGCTGATAAATGGAGATTACATTTCTATCAGGAAGACCAGAAACGTTTCAAGAACGTCCAGCCGCTTAACCATTTTGCTGCTGCTAAACAGGGTATAAAAACTGGATCAAATCAGTATTTCTGCTTCAATAATAGCAAGATGCGCCAGTGGAACATCGGTAAGCAGCATTTTCTGCCTTGTATTTCTAAATCAGCTCAATTGAAAAATCCCTTTTTTACGTATATTGATTACAAACAGCTCGTGCAAGAGGATGAACAAATGCTTCTGCTGAACGCAGATGATGAACAATTAGATCATGCATTGGTACAGTATCTAGAGGATGGCAAGGCCCACCGCGTAGATCAGCGCCACCTCATCAGATCCCGCAAACCATGGTACCGGTATCCTGTATTGGACGCAGCTTCGATCTTGGTAAGTGTATTCAACCGGAAGCAGATACAGTTTGTGCGAAATAAAACCAATGTCCGCCATCTGGACCAGTTAATCGGTATTCATTTTTATGAGGAATACGAACAAGATGCAGATCTTTTCATGGCTTATTTCCTCAGTGACAGAGCGCAGGAGCTAATGGCAAATCCTCACAAGGAATACGGTAAGGATCTGAAGAAACTGGAACCTGATGATCTGAACTCATCCCTTGTCTTGGATGTTCACGCACTTTCTGAGGATCAGAAGCAGGAAATCCGCAGTCTATACGGACGAATTGAATATTTAACGACACATGACGGAGATCAGCGGGAATTGGAGCACCACTATCGGCTGCTGAACGAGTTGTTTCATGATTGGATACAACCATATGAGGAAGAGGAGCTGTAA
- a CDS encoding methyl-accepting chemotaxis protein, producing MTLENKIEAIITAVPYIKAILREEAMITIFDAEQYLYYSPSADLNFHHKAGDPLPEDYKQFKQVNPDGVTIVKVPKEQFGVPFDSISIPIKDDDGKMIGGLNCAVTTAKQDLFKDIISSMESATDALLGKIQHIAAHSEELSATTEQISENTRNTVAHSAKITDIAGTIKGISEQTNLLGLNAAIEAARVGSAGAGFGVVATEVRKLSIESKNATISIEETLRAIKDSINRMQNDFQEIASSSQEEAKLVTEFMTEIETLTKTAADLREYAEKNILT from the coding sequence ATGACATTGGAAAATAAAATTGAAGCAATCATAACAGCAGTGCCATATATAAAAGCAATCCTTAGAGAAGAAGCAATGATCACCATTTTTGATGCAGAGCAGTATCTGTATTATTCTCCAAGTGCAGATCTAAACTTCCACCATAAAGCTGGAGATCCATTACCTGAAGATTACAAGCAATTCAAGCAAGTCAATCCAGACGGCGTTACTATCGTAAAAGTACCGAAAGAACAATTCGGCGTACCATTTGATAGCATTTCCATCCCGATAAAAGACGATGATGGGAAGATGATTGGCGGCTTGAATTGTGCAGTGACGACAGCCAAACAAGATCTGTTCAAGGACATTATCAGCAGTATGGAAAGCGCAACCGATGCTTTACTAGGAAAGATACAGCATATTGCAGCGCATTCTGAGGAGCTATCTGCAACGACTGAGCAAATCTCTGAGAATACACGCAATACAGTGGCACATTCTGCTAAAATAACTGATATTGCAGGAACGATCAAAGGTATCAGTGAGCAGACGAATCTTCTCGGCCTCAACGCAGCCATTGAAGCAGCACGCGTCGGCAGTGCTGGCGCCGGATTCGGAGTTGTGGCTACAGAAGTCCGCAAGCTCAGTATTGAATCAAAGAATGCAACTATCAGTATCGAAGAAACACTTCGTGCAATAAAGGATTCTATCAACCGGATGCAAAATGATTTCCAAGAAATTGCAAGCTCTTCCCAGGAAGAAGCCAAGCTGGTTACTGAGTTTATGACTGAAATTGAAACACTGACAAAAACAGCTGCCGACCTGCGGGAATATGCAGAAAAGAATATATTGACATAA
- a CDS encoding acyl-CoA thioesterase, giving the protein MKSKPCIASLTVKTSHVLPPDTNNHGTLFGGTLMAHIDDVAAIAAYRHARQLVVTASTDSVDFLAPVKVGDTICVEAFVTWTNNTSMEVFVKAVTEDLRTGDRKVSATAFLTMVALDDNKQPVVVPEVFPESPEEKWLHDGAPQRAAYRKERLKRSKEMAVAFGTDYPWYRNDGRNFEE; this is encoded by the coding sequence GTGAAATCGAAACCATGTATCGCATCTTTGACAGTTAAAACGTCCCATGTACTTCCTCCTGATACGAACAACCACGGTACGCTGTTCGGAGGGACGCTCATGGCTCATATCGATGACGTAGCAGCAATCGCTGCATACCGCCATGCTAGACAGCTTGTTGTGACAGCTTCAACCGACAGTGTGGATTTCCTTGCACCGGTGAAAGTAGGAGATACAATCTGTGTAGAAGCATTTGTTACGTGGACAAACAATACCTCCATGGAGGTTTTTGTCAAAGCAGTGACAGAGGATTTGCGCACAGGAGACAGAAAGGTATCGGCAACAGCGTTTTTAACGATGGTTGCATTGGATGACAACAAACAGCCGGTTGTAGTACCAGAAGTATTTCCGGAAAGCCCGGAAGAGAAGTGGCTGCATGATGGTGCGCCGCAGCGTGCTGCCTATCGTAAGGAACGGTTAAAACGATCCAAGGAAATGGCAGTGGCATTCGGAACAGACTATCCATGGTACCGTAACGATGGCCGTAATTTCGAAGAATAA
- the cls gene encoding cardiolipin synthase: protein MHIFAYLLGLLTIINILLALAIVFLERRDASVTWAWLLVLVFIPVAGFVIYLLFGRKLSGKIFTWDTKSRLGVKKQVQAQLRAIEEDTFVYKQEAVKEYKDLAYMHLRNDDAILTQGNDVELFTDGQKKFHALLHDLSQAKDHIHLLYYIVRSDKLGERLADVLIMKAQEGVKVRFLYDDMGSRSIKKNYVRRLVKAGVEIEAFFPSFIPKINLKLNHRNHRKLAIIDGKVGYIGGFNIGDEYLGYDKKFGYWRDTHLRITGEAVRAMQTRFILDWNQASRHDIEYEDRYYLSEPVGNVGVQIVSSGPDSEWEQIKHGYIKMILSAKKYVYIQTPYFIPDESLADALKVAVLSGVDVRIMIPNKPDHPFVYWATYSNAGDLIKAGAQVYIYQNGFLHAKTIVVDDKISSVGTANIDVRSFRLNFEVNAFLYDQNTAGVLKEKFEEDILLSTQLSHKLYKQRSNWIRFKESLSRLISPIL from the coding sequence GTGCATATATTTGCGTATTTATTAGGATTATTAACTATCATAAATATTCTCCTGGCATTAGCGATTGTTTTCCTGGAAAGGCGCGATGCCAGTGTCACATGGGCATGGCTGCTAGTACTCGTCTTTATTCCGGTAGCGGGCTTCGTTATTTATTTGCTTTTCGGCCGCAAGCTCTCGGGTAAGATATTCACCTGGGATACGAAATCCAGACTTGGCGTGAAGAAGCAAGTACAGGCCCAATTACGCGCTATCGAGGAAGATACATTCGTCTATAAACAGGAGGCGGTTAAGGAATACAAAGACCTGGCCTACATGCATTTGCGGAATGATGATGCAATTTTGACGCAGGGGAATGATGTAGAGCTGTTCACGGATGGCCAGAAGAAGTTTCATGCGCTGCTGCATGATCTTTCGCAGGCAAAGGACCATATTCACCTTTTGTATTATATTGTGCGAAGCGACAAGCTTGGCGAACGGTTGGCAGATGTATTGATTATGAAGGCACAAGAAGGCGTCAAAGTGCGCTTTTTGTATGATGATATGGGCTCGCGAAGTATCAAGAAGAACTATGTTCGCAGACTCGTAAAAGCTGGTGTTGAAATCGAAGCTTTCTTCCCGTCCTTCATTCCGAAAATCAATCTGAAGCTAAATCACCGAAATCACCGTAAATTGGCTATCATCGATGGGAAGGTAGGCTATATTGGCGGCTTTAATATCGGGGATGAGTATTTAGGTTATGATAAAAAATTCGGTTACTGGCGTGATACGCATCTGCGGATCACTGGAGAGGCCGTAAGAGCAATGCAGACACGCTTCATTTTGGATTGGAACCAAGCTTCCCGGCATGATATCGAATATGAAGACCGCTATTATTTATCTGAACCAGTTGGTAATGTCGGGGTGCAGATCGTTTCAAGTGGACCGGATTCTGAATGGGAGCAGATCAAGCATGGCTATATCAAGATGATTCTCTCTGCCAAGAAGTATGTATATATCCAGACGCCATACTTCATTCCGGATGAGAGTCTGGCAGATGCACTGAAGGTTGCTGTGCTGTCAGGGGTAGACGTCCGGATCATGATTCCGAACAAGCCGGATCATCCATTTGTTTATTGGGCAACTTACTCGAATGCGGGTGACTTGATCAAGGCTGGTGCCCAAGTTTATATTTATCAAAATGGCTTCCTGCATGCAAAGACGATTGTTGTAGATGATAAGATATCTTCAGTCGGAACGGCTAATATCGATGTCCGAAGCTTCCGTCTGAATTTCGAAGTAAATGCATTTTTATATGATCAAAATACGGCAGGGGTATTGAAAGAAAAATTTGAAGAGGATATCCTATTATCAACACAGCTTTCACATAAACTATATAAGCAGAGGTCAAACTGGATTCGTTTCAAGGAATCCCTTTCGCGTTTGATCTCCCCGATCTTGTAG